Genomic segment of Streptomyces sp. NBC_01210:
CCCCAGACCCCCATTCCTCAATCGCCGGACGATCAAGCCCCGCCGGAGTTTGAGGCGCGGGGCCCGGGGCGGAGCCCCGGTTACGGGAAGGGGCGGGATGGGGGAAAGTCCCGCCTCGCGCCCTACGCCCGGCTCTTCGAGCCGCAGGGCGCCACCCCGACCCCGCGGCAAAACCCCTACGCCCGGCTCTTCGCGACCCCCGGCGCCCGTGCCTTCACCGCCGGCAACCTCATCGCCCGCCTCCCCATGGGCATGTTCAGCGTGAGCGCCGTCATCATGATCGCCGGGTCGCGGGGCTCGTACGCCCTCGCCGGAGCCGTCACCGCGACCGGCCTCGCCGCCACCGCGCTGGTCGCGCCGTGGACCGCGCGGCTCGTGGACCGGCACGGGCAGGCCCGTATCGCCGTGCCCGCCACCGCGCTCGCCGCGCTCGGCTCGCTCGCGCTGCTGCTGTGCGTACGCTTCGGCGCGCCCGACTGGACGCTCTTCGCCGCGTACGCCGCGACCGCCAGCACCCCCAACACCGGCGGCATGTCCCGCGCCCGCTGGGCCCATCTCCACAAGGGCGACGCGGCCGCGCTGCACACCGCGAACTCCTTCGAGCAGGCCGCCGACGAGCTGTGCTTCATGCTCGGCCCGGTGCTCGGGGCGTTCCTGTGCTCCACGCTCTTCCCCGAGGCGGGCACGCTGACCGGTGCGGTCCTGCTGCTGACGGGCGTACTGATCTTCGCGGCCCAGCGCTCCACCGAACCGCCGGTGGCCGCACGCTCGACGCACGCCGGATCCCCGCTCCGTACGCCGGGAATGCCCGCGATACTCGCCGTCTTCCTCGCCACGGGAGCGGTCTTCGGCTCCATGGAGGTCGTGACGATCGCGTTCGCGGACGACCGCGGGCATGCGAGCGCCGCGGGCGCGGTGCTCGCGCTCCAAGCGGCCGGATCGTGCGCGGCCG
This window contains:
- a CDS encoding MFS transporter yields the protein MPQSRNRGLRPQTPIPQSPDDQAPPEFEARGPGRSPGYGKGRDGGKSRLAPYARLFEPQGATPTPRQNPYARLFATPGARAFTAGNLIARLPMGMFSVSAVIMIAGSRGSYALAGAVTATGLAATALVAPWTARLVDRHGQARIAVPATALAALGSLALLLCVRFGAPDWTLFAAYAATASTPNTGGMSRARWAHLHKGDAAALHTANSFEQAADELCFMLGPVLGAFLCSTLFPEAGTLTGAVLLLTGVLIFAAQRSTEPPVAARSTHAGSPLRTPGMPAILAVFLATGAVFGSMEVVTIAFADDRGHASAAGAVLALQAAGSCAAGLLYGSLRPARSLPRRLLTCIAAMTALMSLPLLAAATGSLLTLSGALLLAGMATAPTMVTGMTLVQRLTPEGQLNEGMTLAVTALLGGIAAGSATGGWTVEHASTPYGYVVPLSAAAVALLLSAAAKARRP